The sequence ACTCCAACGGAAACCCGGTCAAGTACGGCAAGGTCGACAGGTTCCCAGCCGAGCCGTCCAGCGGAAAGCCCGGTGACACGTTCTACGTCGTCCAGCTGCCCGGGCTTGAGTCCGGCAAGTACAGGCTCGAGATAGTGGCTGAGGACTTCTACGGAAACAAGGCCATCATTACCAAGGAGCTTGACATAGCTACCAGCAAGTCCCCAACTGCTACCTCAACAGCTGGAGAGGAGAGCGGAATCTGCGGCCCCGCCGCGGTGGTTGCACTGGCCGTGGTGCCACTCCTCCTCAGGAGGAGGCGCTGAGCTTCCTTTTCTTTCTCCCCATTGCAACTTGTATAAGATCAGTCCAGTTCTAAAAGTTTTTAAAATACCCTCACTCCACTTTCTTAGATGTTAGCCGTCAAGGTTCCCAGGCAAGAGGCCGAAAAGGTTAGGAGAAAGCTCATCGAGCTCGGCGTCCTTGCTAAAGGTTATGCCGTTAAGAGGGAGGGTGAGTTCATACTCTTCCCAGTCACTGAGCCAGTGGAGGGATTCGAGCTCGTAGAGGCCGATTTTGGGAGGCTTGAAAAGAGGCCTCATAGCTATCGCGAGGTCGTTGAGGTTCCAAAAGATGTAAAACCACTCCTCCCGAGCTCCTTTGACATAATCGGCGACATCGCTATAATCGAAATCCCCAAGGAGCTTATGGAGTACGGTAAAGCAATCGGGGAGGCCATCCTCAAGGTTCACCGCCACATAAAGGCCGTCTTCGCCAAGGGGAGCAAGGTCTCCGGCGAATACCGCGTGAGGGAGCTGATCCACCTCGCCGGTGAGAGGAGGACTGAGACCCTCCACCGCGAGAACGGGATAAGGCTGAAGCTCGACGTGGCGAAGGTCTACTTCTCCCCGAGACTCGCCACCGAGAGGATGAGGATTTTCCAGAAAACCCGGCCCGGAGAGGTCGTCTTCGACATGTTCGCCGGCGTCGGCCCTTACGCGGTGCTATTAGCAAGGAAAGCGAAGCTCGTCTTCGCCTGCGACATCAACCCCTGGGCGATACGCTACCTTGAGGAGAACATCAGGCTGAACAAAGCTAACAACGTCGTGCCAATCCTTGGAGACGTGAGAAAGGTAGCCGGAAGGCTCGAAGCCGACCGCATCATAATGAACCTCCCCAAGTTCGCCGACCGCTTTTTGAGGGAAGCAATGCTGAGCGTTAAGGACGGAGGGGTTGTCCACTACTACGGCTTCGGCCCTGAGGAAGATCTTTTCTCAGAACATGAGGCGAAGATTAAAGCTATAGCGAGGGAGCTTGGCTTTAAGGTCGAGTTCCTTGAGCGGAGGAAAGTCCGCCCTTACGCTCCAAGGCAGTTCAACATCGCGATTGATTTCAGGGTCTTGAAGTGATGGTTTTGTGCGGAGAACATGGACTTAAAAAACGAGTGTTTTCCGGATAAAACACCCTAAAAGTTAGGAAAGGAAGAAGCGGAAGCCGGATTCACTTCCCGGCTATCTTCACATCTTCGAACTTGATGAACGGGGTTATTATCGTTGTTCCGGAGGGCATTACGGTCTGCTCCTTCGTCACTTCGCTGGCCTGTCCGAGGAGCTCGTAGACGTTGCCGGCGATGAGGAAGACGCTCGAACCCACTACTTCTCCGTCCTCGATGAGGAAGGCCGGGTTCGCCGTGACTGCGAAGTTTCCGTTGTCCGGGTTGCTTGAGTGCGCGCCCTGCACGCCGTCCACGAGGTAGCCGCGCTCGATTTCTGAGATAACCTCCTCCAGAGAGCGCTTTCCGTTCTCAATGACCATGCTGTGGAAGCCAATGCTGATTCCGCCGCTGTTCAGGTCGCGCTTGCCGTTTCCGGTGCTCTCCGTACCGTAGACCTTTGCCCAGTAGTTGTCCCAGACGAAGCCCTTAAAGAGGCCGTTCTCGATGAGGACGTTCTTCCTCGTCGGGACGCCCTCGCCGTCCGCTATGACTGGCTCAAGCGACAGCTCGTGGAACGGGTCGTCGTACATCGTGATGACGTCGCTCGCTACCTTCTCGCCAACCTTTCCGGCGAGGGGAGTTGTCTCCTTGACGAGCCTCTCACCGCTGAAGGCCGGGAAGAGCGCGTAGCTGAAGAGCCCGGCAATCGCCCATGGGCCGAAGATTATTGGGACTTCCTCGTTTTTGCTGGCCTTCACGTTGTAGGCCCAGCCGACCTTCTGCACGGCCCTCTCCACAACGCCCTCAACGTCGAGGTCGAGGCTGCGCTTAGCGTCGAAATCGAAGATTCCCGGCGTCACGACGCCTTCCTTCCTGCCAACAAGCTCGAGGTAGAAGAACGCCGCACCGCCCTCCTGGAAGACATCTATCCCGTGGGAGTTGACTATGTGCCTCTCTTCCCAGCTGACGCCCCCCTCACCGCCGGCAACGATGGCGTTCCTGTCCTTCTCGCGGGCGAGCCTTATGCCGCGGACGAGCATCTCGACGAGCCCGTCTGGGGAAGCCTCCTTGAGCTCGTAGTTCGGCTTTGGCTTTTCGCGGTACTTGCCTGGTTCCGGCAGGGAGACCCACTTCTCGTCCCTGGTGTTCAGCTTCGCCATCTTTGCCGCCTGCTCTATAGCTTCTTTAACGCGGCTCTCCTCGTCGCTGTCCACAATAGCTAAACCGAGGCGCTTGTCCTTTATTCCCCTGACTATTGTCACCGCCCCGCTCCTTGTCGAGGCCATCGAAATCTCGTTGAGCTCGACGCTCGCGCTAACGTCTCTTGACCTGTAAACGGCGATCTCAACTTCATCGAAGAGCTTCTCAGCGTAGCGTATGAGGTTCTCCATTGTCACCACCTCACCCGATGAGAATTCCCCCGTCAAACCTCATGTGCGGGCCGCCTGAGCTGACGAAGGCCGTCTGTCCCTTTCCGCAGAAGCCGACCTCGAGGCCGAAGTCCTTGCCGACGGCGCCTATCTTCTTGAGGGCCTCGATGGCGACGCCCGTGATTGAGGTGTCCCTTATCGGCTCTGCTATCTCGCCGTTCCTGATGACGTAGCCCTCCTGGATTCCGACCTGGAACGCTGAGTTGAGCTGGGCCTGGCCGCCGCGGAAGTCAACGACGTAGTAGCCGAACTTGATGTCCTCGATGAGCTCCTCGAAGGAGTGGTCGCCCGGCTCGAAGACCGTGTTGCGCATCCTGATGATCGGCGGGTAGCGGTAGCTTTCAGCTCTGGCATGGCCGTTCGGCTCCATGCCCCACTTGTGGGCGTACTCGCGGTTGAGCATTATCTCCTTCAGGATTCCGTTCTCGATGATGTGGATGTCCTTAACGGGAACGCCCTCGTCATCATAGCGGTCGTTTCCAAAGCCGCCCTCGACGTAGCGCTCGCTCATCGTGACGTACTCCGGGGCGATCTGCTTGCCGATGAGGTCTTTGAAGGGTGAGTTTATCGTGAGGTCGGCCTCAGCGAGGTGGCCCAAAGCCTCGTGGGCGATGATTCCGACGACTATCGGGCCGGCGACGATGGGCCACTCACCGCGCTTCGGGGCTACACCCCTCAGCTGGCTGTGCATCTTCCTGAGGAGCCTCTCCTTTACCTTCTCGTTCGGCTCTATCTCGGTCATGAGCTCCCAGCCGTAGTCAACGGCACCGATGCTGTCCCTTGCCATGGCAAGCTTTCCGTCGGCCTTTCCGGTGACGTAGGTTCCCTGGTAGAGGTAGTTGTAGTCCCACTCTATGCGCGTTCCCTCGTTGGTGAGGAGTACCTTCTGCCCGCTCCCGTCCTCGTAGCGGATCTGAACGCTCTTAACGGCCTCGTCCTCCTTCAGAAGCTTCTCAAGCTCCCTCAGGTGGGCGACCTTCTCCTCGATGTCCACCTCACCCGGCTTGACCCTCATCTTGCTCTTCACGAAGTCCTCAACAGGATCTATCTCCGCTAGCTGGATTTTCTCTTTCTTCGTCTGAGCGGCTGCCTTGGCGAGCTTGTATGCTTCCTCAATCTTCTTCTCAAGGTTCGAGAGGTCGCTGGTCGAGGCAAAGCCCCACGCTCCATCCGCCAGAACCCTTATCGCAACGCCCCTGTTCAGCTTCCCTGTAAAGCTGGTAAAAACGCCGTCCTTGAGTCCGAGCGTCGTTTTCCTCAAGTCCTCGTAACGTAGCTCGATGTACTCGGCCTTCAGGTTTTCTTCAGCCCACTTAAGGGCCCTTTCAAGTGCCTCCATGTCCACCACCGTTGAAGTTTGTCCATCCAATTGTGGGAGGGATAACTATAAAAGCCTTTTGAACCTTTCGATGGGGGTCGAAATGGAGAGCGACATTATACAGCGAATGTGTGACAACGTCCACCGCCAGTTTCTTTTCTGAACGAAAGCATTATACGGACTAAGTGAAAAATCCAACGTAATAACCCGTTGAGGCCTGCGCTTATTGTATGTGTGAACTCAGACACACAGCGGGGTGATGACATGAATCCCTGGGCCTCTGCACTCCTGACCATCGGCATTCCCATGTTGCTCTTTCTTTATCTCAAAGGACGAATAGAAACCCCAAAGGCGGGTTTGATAGCGGTTGCAGTGTATATTCTCCTCGGGCTAACTATGATATCCCTCGGCTGGGACATCAGCCCCTGGGTGATAGTCATTCCAGGTCTCTTTGTCGCCCTCCTGAATGTCTCCCAGCTCTGGCAGACGGCCCGCTGACCTCCTCCCCGCCCTGAAGGGCGGAGTCTACGAGAGGGCTCTCGAAGAGGGGGATAGAGTTAGTGGTTCCCGATGAAAAAAGACCAGAGGCTCGTTATGAAGGCCACCTACGAAGGCGTCAAGGATGGAGACGTTGAGCTTGGGCGGAGGCTCCTCCTTGAGGTTGCCAGAAAACTCGAACCTAAAGTTGATGGGCTCATAGCCGGGCTGTACAGAGGTCAGCGTGGCGCTAAAGCCCGATGACCTGAGCGTCCCGCTGATCGACCCGATGGACGTCATAGCAGAAAAAGCTGTAAGGCTCGCACTCGGTCTTGAGGAGCTCTAAATCCACCCTTTTCTCCTGAAGTAGGCGAGCATACCGAGGGCAATTACGAGCATAACCATCAGAACTGCTGGATAGCCATAGTGCCAGTAGAGCTCGGGCATGTGGCGGAAGTTCATTCCATAGAGGCCGGTTATAAAGGTCAGCGGGATGAATACCGTCGAGACCACTGTTAGGATTCTGATTATATCGTTCGTTTTCATGGAGAGCGTGGAGTAGTAAAGCTCGACGAGGCTGTTGGCGAGTTCTCTCTGCCCCTCCAGGATTTCTAGGACTTCGAGGACGTGGTCGTGGAGCTCGCTTATGTAATCCTGAGTCTCTCCCGCGAAGAATCTGCCGCCCTCAAGCTCAAGCTTCCTGAACGCCTCCAGCAGGGGAAATACCGTGCGGCGCATGAAGAGTATCTCGCTCCTGAGGCTGTGTATCCTGTGGAGAATTCTTTTCTCTCCCCTCGAGAGTATCTCCGCCTCAAGGGACTCCATCTTCGAGCTGATTCTCTCTACTATAGGGACATAGTTTTCAACTATCGCCTCAAGGAGGGCAAAGAGTAGATAATCGGCGCCGCGCTCCCTGACTAGTCCCTCACCCTCACGGATGCTCTCCCGGATAGGACCGAAGACATCCTCCGGTGTCTCCTGTACAGTTACCACGAGGTTGTCCTTGAGGATAAGCCCTATCCTTTCCCTTTTCAGCCCGCCATCTATCTCATACACCTGATGGACGAGGAGGAAGATGTGGTCTGGAAACACAAGAACCCGAGCCCGACTGCTCGATCTCTTTAGAACTTTTAGAACCCTTTCCTGAACACCAAGGGATTTTAAGACCTCCGGGGCAAGGGCAGGATCATCAACGTTCACCCAAATGACGTTGTATCCCTCAACTTTTAGAGCTTCCTCTATCTCGGAGATCTTTTTCGTTATAAAATCCTCCGGGGAGTACGCTATGAGCGTCATCTTGGGTTTTTCCTCCCTCTGAGCCATGCTTCCACCTCAGATATCGATTACCATGCCCGAATGGAGTTTGTGGAAGTTCTCGCCGTAGGCTTTGAGAAGGGCCGCCTCAGCCTTCAGTCCCGTGCAGTGTCCTGTATAGACCTCTTTAACCCCGAGCCTTTGAAATTCCTTGACAGTTTTCCGTATTCTCTCCTCACTTGCATCAATCAGATGGAAGCCGCCTATTACAGCCCTGACGCGCTCGTCTCCAGTCAGCCGTATCGCGTGCTTCACTATACTGATTATGCCGGCGTGACTGCATCCGCTTATGACCACAATTCCCTTGGGTGTTTTCGCAACGAGGCTCATGTCATCCCTTAGTTCGTCCCTCACAACCGTTCCATTCTCAATGGTGTAAACTTCGAGCTCGGTTTTTTCGAATTCTTCTCTGTTTGGGATCTCCCCTGTTGAGTACACCCCTTCCATGATCTCTAAGGGCCCAGAAGTCAGGTAGAGCTCAGCGAGTTCTTCAATATCCCCCCGTCTGAAGGGAACTCCCACTTCCCTGAGGTAGGGCTTCGTTATGAAATGCTTTCTGAAGATTGTAGGGTGGGCTATGACGGGAACCCGTCTTCCAATGGCACGAAGAATTCCCAAGAGCCCGCCAGTGTGGTCATAGTGGCAGTGGCTCAGAAAAATATAGTCAATGCAGGAACCCGGCTCTATATCCAGGAGCCTCATGTTGTGGAGTATTGGGTCGGCACTCTGACCGGTATCAAAGAGGAGCCCCTTCCCGTCCTTCTCTAACAGGAAGCTAACACCATGCTGAGCTAAAAAAGGGCTTTCATAGCCTGAGTAGTCTTCGATGAGGACATATATTCGCATTGAATTTCACCAAGGGAATATGTGCAGAGGAGGAGTTATAGTTTTCGACCAATCCTCAGAACCTCCGCGAAGATAGGTGTTGTTTTTTTACCCCACGCTTCCTTCAGCGGGAGCGTGAGCTAGTGAAACGCTTGTATCCTAAATGTGAGATCCAGTAGATCTCGGTCGAAACGCTAAGCTTTTATACGAAAAGGCCGAGGTTAGTTCGGTGGTTTCTATGGCCAGAGGGCTGGGTATTAAAGACCTCGGAAAGTTTAAGCTCGTTGGAAACATCGATGCGTTCAGGAAAAAGCTGGTTTTCCAGGTGACCGAGATAAGCGCCGAGAAGGACGACTACTTCTCAAGGCTCTACCTCTACGACGGCAGGAAGGTCAAGCCGTTCACCGCGGGCAAGAAAGACGGAAACCCGCGCTTCTCACCTGACGGAAAGCTCGTTGCTTTCACCTCGAAGCGCGACAAGGAGAGCAAGGAGGCCGAGCTGTACGTTATTCCGACCGACGGCGGCGAGGCCAGGCTTCTGGCGAAGTTCAAGCACGGGATCAAGAACATCCGCTTTACCGAGGACGGGAAGAGCATAGCGGTCGTTACGCCGGTAGAGGTTGAGAAGAAGCCCAAAGACGACGTCCACGTTATCAAAGAGCTCCCCTTCTGGTTCAACGGCGTCGGTTGGGTCTACGGGAAGAGAAGCGTTGTCTATCTGGTAGACGTTGAGACGGGCAGGAAGAGGCGCGTAACGCCCAAGAACCTCGACATCTCGCAGGTTCGCTTCCACGACGGGAAGCTCTACTTCATCGCCCAAGAAGACCGCGAGAAGAAGCCGATGGTCAGCGACCTCTACGTCCTGGAGGGAAGGAAAGCGAAAAGGTTAACTCCCGGGAAGTGGAGCGTCCAGGACTTTATTCCGCTCGACGACGGAACCTTCATCCTCAAGGCTAACACGCGCGAGCGCGGAATCCCGACGAACACGCACATCTACCACTACAACCCAGAGACGGGTGAGATGAGGAAGCTCACCGCTGGCTTGGACCGCGCGGCCTACAACTCCCTCAACTGCGACGTTAGGGGAAGCCAGAGGGCCGAGCTGGTCTTCAAGGACGGCTGGGTCTACTACGTTGCCACCGACGGCCCGAGGGCGAACCTCTTCAGGGTGAACCTTGAGGGGAAGATAGAGCGCGTTGTCTCTGGAGATAGAAGCGTTGAGAGCTTCGCAATCGGCGACTACATAGCCTTCACCGCACAGGATGCCGTAACCCCAACGGAGCTCTACCTCCTCCGCGATGGGAAGGAGAAGAAGGTTACCGACTTCAACGGCTGGATAAAGGAGTATAAGCTTTCCAAGCCGGAGCACTTCAAGGTCAAAGCAAGTGACGGCGTTGAGATTGACGCTTGGATTATGAAGCCCGTTGACTTTGAGCCCGGAAAGAAGTATCCCGCGGTTCTTGAGATTCACGGGGGGCCGAAGACGGCCTACGGCTACTCCTTCATGCACGAGTTCCACGTCCTCACCGCCAAGGGCTTCGTCGTGATATTCTCCAACCCGCGCGGAAGCGACGGCTACGGTGAAAGCTTTGCGGACATAAGGGAGCACTACGGGGAGAGGGATTATCAGGACCTCATGGAGGTCGTTGATGAGGCTCTGAAGCGTTTCGACTTCATCGACGGGGAGAGGCTCGGTGTCACCGGCGGTTCCTACGGCGGCTTCATGACCAACTGGATAGTCGGCCACACGAACAGATTCAAGGCGGCGGTTACCCAGCGCTCAATCTCCAACTGGGTGAGCTTCTTTGGAACGACGGACATCGGCTACTACTTCGCCCCCGACCAGATAGGTGGCGACCCTTGGAGCAACACAGAGGGCTACTGGGAGAAGAGCCCGCTTAAGTACGCTCCCAACGTGGAGACGCCGCTCCTGATAATCCATTCGATGGAGGACTACCGCTGCTGGCTTCCGGAGGCGCTGCAGTTCTACACGGCGCTCAAGTATCTCGGCAAGACCGTTGAGCTGGCGCTCTTCCCCGGCGAAAACCACGACCTGAGCAGAAGTGGCAAGCCGAAGCATCGCGTTAAGAGGCTTGAGCTGATTGTTGGCTGGATGGAGAGGTGGTTGAAGGAGTGACCCTGTCTTTTCCCTCTTTTTCACAACCCTTAAATACGTGAGCTCACATATTTCTGTGCGGTGATGGCATGCCGAACATAACCCTCTCCGTCCCGCCCGACCTCTACCGAAGAATGAAGAAGCACCCCGAAATAAAGTGGAGCGAAGTGGCGAGAAAGGCCATAGCGGAGTACCTGGCCAAAATCGAGGCCGAGGAACTCAGCTCGGACGAACTGCTCTCGCTCCTCGGTGAGGACTTCAGGAAAGATCTTGAAAGCACGCCCGTTGAAGAGTATGAAAAGGCGCTCAAGAAAACGAGGGATGCGGAATGGAAAAGGCTCTCTACGACACCAACGTCCTGATTGAGACGGTAAAATCCCGCAAAAAGCTCGAAGGGTACACAACGGTTCTCAATGTCGTGGAGTTTCCGAGGGCGCTTGAGCTTGGCCTGACCGTGATAACCCCGAGCCTCGAAGACTACCTGCTCGCAATCAAGATATCACAGGCAATGGTCAGGAAGGGAACGCCCGTTCCGGCAGTCGATGCGGTAGTTGCCTCGGTCGCGATAAACAGGGAGCTGACGCTCGTTACGAGGGACAAACACTTCGAGTGGATAAAGGAAGAGTTTGAGGGACTAAAACTTCAGAGCGTGTAGTCCAGAACTTTCTTAGCCTCCTCGATGTGCTCGGGGTAGACGTTCTTAATCTCCGGGTGGAGCGCCTTGATGACCCTTCCGATGAGCACGAAGAGGGTTCCCGCGATAATCGGGAGCTCGTTGACGACGTCCTCCTCAAGCGGTATGTCGCCGGGTATCTTCTTGAGGACGTACTTCCTGATGGGCTCAATCTGAACCTTCTCGTTCTCGATGACCGCTCTAAAGAGGTTCAGACTGTTCTTGAAGCCCCTGGTAATCGGTATGTGGCGCATCTTTATCGTGCTCGAGCGCTCGGCCTTGGCGTTCTCGTAGGCAACCTCGAAGAGGTCGGCTAATTTCTTCTCGACGATCTCCATCATCTCCTCGGCCCTCGGCTTGACGACCGCAAGCTCGCAGGTCCTCTCCAGAATTTTCTGGAGCTGTGGATAGGGTATTATCATCTCTGCCATCTCTCACCACCCCCTTACTCCACCTGTCCTCGCCAGCATATTTTAGTAACCCAGAGTATATAAAACTTTCGGGGCGGGAGATTTTTAAGGGCAACCCTCTACTCTGCACCATGCTCGGAGTAATCCTTGCGTTTCCAGAAAAGCGGTGGGAGAACTATACGATACCTGTGAACGACGAGCCTGTGGTAAAGCTCACTGAGAGGCGCCTTTTAATGAGCAAGAGGATAGACAGGGTTATTACAATCGTCAGAAGGGACAAGCTGAGGATTTACTCCCTCCACGTTTCAAACCCCGTGCCGGTAACGGGGAGAAACAAGCTGGAAGCCCTCCTCAAGGCCCTTCCCGGCGAGCCTTTCTTCCTAGTCGAGGGCAACATGCCCCTGGTGATGCCGTTCCTCGTGAACTATCTGGTTGGACTCTTTTACGAGAACGAACCCGAGGCGCTGATACCCGTCTGGAGGGACGGAACGGCTGAGATCACGCACGCCATCTATGAGCCGGCCGCACTGGAGGACGCGATAAACACGGCCATAGTTGAGGGATATAAGAGCCTTAGCAGGATAACGGAGTTTCTCGAATACGAACCCTTGTCCATTGAGGAGCTTGCCAAGAAAAACCCCAAAGTAACTCCGA is a genomic window of Thermococcus guaymasensis DSM 11113 containing:
- a CDS encoding S9 family peptidase, with protein sequence MARGLGIKDLGKFKLVGNIDAFRKKLVFQVTEISAEKDDYFSRLYLYDGRKVKPFTAGKKDGNPRFSPDGKLVAFTSKRDKESKEAELYVIPTDGGEARLLAKFKHGIKNIRFTEDGKSIAVVTPVEVEKKPKDDVHVIKELPFWFNGVGWVYGKRSVVYLVDVETGRKRRVTPKNLDISQVRFHDGKLYFIAQEDREKKPMVSDLYVLEGRKAKRLTPGKWSVQDFIPLDDGTFILKANTRERGIPTNTHIYHYNPETGEMRKLTAGLDRAAYNSLNCDVRGSQRAELVFKDGWVYYVATDGPRANLFRVNLEGKIERVVSGDRSVESFAIGDYIAFTAQDAVTPTELYLLRDGKEKKVTDFNGWIKEYKLSKPEHFKVKASDGVEIDAWIMKPVDFEPGKKYPAVLEIHGGPKTAYGYSFMHEFHVLTAKGFVVIFSNPRGSDGYGESFADIREHYGERDYQDLMEVVDEALKRFDFIDGERLGVTGGSYGGFMTNWIVGHTNRFKAAVTQRSISNWVSFFGTTDIGYYFAPDQIGGDPWSNTEGYWEKSPLKYAPNVETPLLIIHSMEDYRCWLPEALQFYTALKYLGKTVELALFPGENHDLSRSGKPKHRVKRLELIVGWMERWLKE
- the corA gene encoding magnesium/cobalt transporter CorA; this encodes MAQREEKPKMTLIAYSPEDFITKKISEIEEALKVEGYNVIWVNVDDPALAPEVLKSLGVQERVLKVLKRSSSRARVLVFPDHIFLLVHQVYEIDGGLKRERIGLILKDNLVVTVQETPEDVFGPIRESIREGEGLVRERGADYLLFALLEAIVENYVPIVERISSKMESLEAEILSRGEKRILHRIHSLRSEILFMRRTVFPLLEAFRKLELEGGRFFAGETQDYISELHDHVLEVLEILEGQRELANSLVELYYSTLSMKTNDIIRILTVVSTVFIPLTFITGLYGMNFRHMPELYWHYGYPAVLMVMLVIALGMLAYFRRKGWI
- the trm5b gene encoding tRNA (guanine(37)-N1)-methyltransferase Trm5b translates to MLAVKVPRQEAEKVRRKLIELGVLAKGYAVKREGEFILFPVTEPVEGFELVEADFGRLEKRPHSYREVVEVPKDVKPLLPSSFDIIGDIAIIEIPKELMEYGKAIGEAILKVHRHIKAVFAKGSKVSGEYRVRELIHLAGERRTETLHRENGIRLKLDVAKVYFSPRLATERMRIFQKTRPGEVVFDMFAGVGPYAVLLARKAKLVFACDINPWAIRYLEENIRLNKANNVVPILGDVRKVAGRLEADRIIMNLPKFADRFLREAMLSVKDGGVVHYYGFGPEEDLFSEHEAKIKAIARELGFKVEFLERRKVRPYAPRQFNIAIDFRVLK
- a CDS encoding TldD/PmbA family protein; the protein is MEALERALKWAEENLKAEYIELRYEDLRKTTLGLKDGVFTSFTGKLNRGVAIRVLADGAWGFASTSDLSNLEKKIEEAYKLAKAAAQTKKEKIQLAEIDPVEDFVKSKMRVKPGEVDIEEKVAHLRELEKLLKEDEAVKSVQIRYEDGSGQKVLLTNEGTRIEWDYNYLYQGTYVTGKADGKLAMARDSIGAVDYGWELMTEIEPNEKVKERLLRKMHSQLRGVAPKRGEWPIVAGPIVVGIIAHEALGHLAEADLTINSPFKDLIGKQIAPEYVTMSERYVEGGFGNDRYDDEGVPVKDIHIIENGILKEIMLNREYAHKWGMEPNGHARAESYRYPPIIRMRNTVFEPGDHSFEELIEDIKFGYYVVDFRGGQAQLNSAFQVGIQEGYVIRNGEIAEPIRDTSITGVAIEALKKIGAVGKDFGLEVGFCGKGQTAFVSSGGPHMRFDGGILIG
- a CDS encoding MBL fold metallo-hydrolase, producing MRIYVLIEDYSGYESPFLAQHGVSFLLEKDGKGLLFDTGQSADPILHNMRLLDIEPGSCIDYIFLSHCHYDHTGGLLGILRAIGRRVPVIAHPTIFRKHFITKPYLREVGVPFRRGDIEELAELYLTSGPLEIMEGVYSTGEIPNREEFEKTELEVYTIENGTVVRDELRDDMSLVAKTPKGIVVISGCSHAGIISIVKHAIRLTGDERVRAVIGGFHLIDASEERIRKTVKEFQRLGVKEVYTGHCTGLKAEAALLKAYGENFHKLHSGMVIDI
- a CDS encoding PIN domain-containing protein → MEKALYDTNVLIETVKSRKKLEGYTTVLNVVEFPRALELGLTVITPSLEDYLLAIKISQAMVRKGTPVPAVDAVVASVAINRELTLVTRDKHFEWIKEEFEGLKLQSV
- a CDS encoding TldD/PmbA family protein, which codes for MENLIRYAEKLFDEVEIAVYRSRDVSASVELNEISMASTRSGAVTIVRGIKDKRLGLAIVDSDEESRVKEAIEQAAKMAKLNTRDEKWVSLPEPGKYREKPKPNYELKEASPDGLVEMLVRGIRLAREKDRNAIVAGGEGGVSWEERHIVNSHGIDVFQEGGAAFFYLELVGRKEGVVTPGIFDFDAKRSLDLDVEGVVERAVQKVGWAYNVKASKNEEVPIIFGPWAIAGLFSYALFPAFSGERLVKETTPLAGKVGEKVASDVITMYDDPFHELSLEPVIADGEGVPTRKNVLIENGLFKGFVWDNYWAKVYGTESTGNGKRDLNSGGISIGFHSMVIENGKRSLEEVISEIERGYLVDGVQGAHSSNPDNGNFAVTANPAFLIEDGEVVGSSVFLIAGNVYELLGQASEVTKEQTVMPSGTTIITPFIKFEDVKIAGK
- a CDS encoding DUF1931 family protein; this translates as MAEMIIPYPQLQKILERTCELAVVKPRAEEMMEIVEKKLADLFEVAYENAKAERSSTIKMRHIPITRGFKNSLNLFRAVIENEKVQIEPIRKYVLKKIPGDIPLEEDVVNELPIIAGTLFVLIGRVIKALHPEIKNVYPEHIEEAKKVLDYTL
- the mobA gene encoding molybdenum cofactor guanylyltransferase, producing the protein MLGVILAFPEKRWENYTIPVNDEPVVKLTERRLLMSKRIDRVITIVRRDKLRIYSLHVSNPVPVTGRNKLEALLKALPGEPFFLVEGNMPLVMPFLVNYLVGLFYENEPEALIPVWRDGTAEITHAIYEPAALEDAINTAIVEGYKSLSRITEFLEYEPLSIEELAKKNPKVTPSFFKVRNSLDVRFAEETLKLGV